The Chitinophaga niabensis genome segment CATTACAAAGGCCAGGGATAACAATATAGCCAAACCAACGAACCCCAGTTTGTTCCTGATGATCCAGTTAGAACGGTAAATAAGCAGCCCCGCTAAGAATGAATAGGATATCCGGGCACATCCATCCCAAAAGGTCGGGCCGCTCCAGCCACCCAATAAATTACCGGAACGGTAACATACAAAGCAAATGGCCGCTGCGGAGATAATGGTTAACAATATCAGGTAACCACGTTTGATCTTACAGAGTACAAATGCATAAACAATATTGGCCGCATATTCCCAAAACAACGACCAGGACGGTGCATTGAGGCCGAACAGGTTAAATCCACGATCGCCCATTACAGGAAAGGGTATAAGCAGTGCCGAGCATAAAAAGAGCAGGATGATCTTACCGGTACTGAACAACCCGGGATCACCGCCGAACGGATCAAACAAAAATGCCAGCAGGCCTAATACAGATCCTGCTATAACCAGCGGGTGCAACCTGATAACCCTCGATTTAAAAAACTCAAGAATGCCCATTTTGGCTAAGCGATCGTCATAGGCATATGCGATCACAAACCCCGAAAGGCAAAAGAAGAAATCGACAGCCAGAAAACCGTGCCCGATAAAGTTCTTCCCTGGGTCCGTGTAAACCCATTCCATAAAATGGAATATTACAACGGCCAGCGATGCAATCCCTCTTAATCCATCGAGAATTTCGAAATGCTGTTTGGTTTGCAGAATTGTGGCGGAGGTTTTATTCGTATCCATTTAATTATTTATCCAATCAGTTTTAATGTGGAAACAACTCCTGTTTGTTCCGCCAAATTATCTAAAATTTCCTCATTTTTTTAGATACTGGCAACTAAGCCCATTAATTGGCGGGGAAGCCGTTTAGTTTTACCGTAAGATCTTCCAAAGGAAATAAGAGGGATTTTCTTTAACCTTGTCCATATGGTCCCTGTAATCTTTTAGTCCCTTAATCGCGGCAATTGTAGTGCCGATCAGGCTGACGCCTCCTGTGGGTATACTTAGGGATAATCCACCCAAACCTACAGCTATATTAAAATAGGTCTGCTTTTTAAGATGATCAAATTTCCTATTGATCTTATCCACCTGAACAACACCAATTTCATGCATAATATTTTCAACCTTTAACTTTCTTTGTTGTTCATCCGTAATGGTCCTCAGTTCTTTGAACTGTCGTTCCAGCTCTATCCGAAAAGTGGTAAAAGTATTTGCCTCATGCAGCCGTACAGCCATCAGCTTGTCAATATCTATATTTTTAAAAAAAGGAATATTGACCTCCAACATCCTTTTTGTCGTGAAATCAACAATTGGATCAGCAGGTTCAGCAACCAGGCTAAAAAGTGTTCCCATAGTAGAAGCAGTGACCATGGGATTGGCATTAACGAATGAACTGATTTTAGTAGCCCTGTAGGCGTGGGTAGCATAGTTATTGATCGCCCGGTCGATAGCCTGGTTCAACCATAATTGATAATCGTCTTTATCATAGTAAAACAGGGCCATATAATGCGCCCGCGCTTCCTCAGGAGTATTTCCTTTCGGCGGAATTTGTATTTCGCTTGATGGAGACGGCTTGAAGTTAAAAGTATATTTTACACCAGTTAAAGCATGGTCGTCAAAACGGATTTCAATACGATTAGGGTCTCGGACAGATGCTAAAGGAACATAATCATATGTACCTGAAGTAGTTAATTTGCCACCTCTCACTTCAACTTTTGTTCTTAACCATGTAAATAGATCAGCAGGGATATCTACTTCGCATTCATACTTGTCGTCGGTACTAAATCGCCCGTTTGTATCCCTGTAAACAATTTCCCATGGAACTGGCTTAACGAAATTGGCTGCGACCATGGGTGTTATATGTTTCATAAACCTGCATGCATCTGCCAGGACCGATTTTGAATCAGGGCTGCCCCAGGAGTATTCTATTCTAAAAAGAAACTCTGAAATGGGATCATGAATAATATATTGGTCTAAAAAAAGCGCAGTTTGGGTGATAGTATCTAAATATCTTTTATTAGTAGAATTGTATATCTTCAATAATGAAGTTTCCTTATTTACATCCTCAATAATTTCCTTCGCGAAACGATCAGTATAATTTGAATACTTATCCATTTCTTCTTCAATGCGGGAAGCAGATTCATTTTTGAAATTATTGGCCATACTTTTTTCATGAAAAAAAATGCTTTCAGCAAGAAAATCGTATAAAATACTTCCCATAAGATCTACGCATTAACTTTAAAAATTCATACTGGAAGATCGGATATTTTAGATCATCAAAATCAATAATATTGCATCATGGTCAACTCATCTATTTCTTGCTTGTGAATGACCGCATTAGATCATGGCCTTATTCGGCCATTCTCCCGCATAACATCTGGTTTAGAATATTTCAACGATAACCGTTTCCTGCTTATTAAAAAGAAAACTGTCACCTGCTTTTTTATGTAACAATAACTTCGCAAGCGGAGCATATGGCGAAAGGAAAAATATCAGCTGATCATCTACCTGCTGTTTACCCAGGCCAACTGCAATAAAGAAAGAATGATCCGAACATCTCACATAAGCGCCTGTCCGGGCATTGGTATAAATGAGATCTGTATTTACTTTTTGCAACAGGTCAAGTTCCTTCATATTTTCTGCCTGCTGCCGTGCATACATATCTTTTTCCAGGTGCCCCATGGCTCTTCCTGTTTCATATTTATCGCCTGCTGAACTTTTCCCCTCGTTATTAGCTGCTTCCTGCGCATTGTCAATGGCTAGTTGTGCAGTGGCTATTCGCTCCTTAATAAGGAGTTCTCCGGCTTTTTTTAAACTGGTTTTAAATTGGATCATTTGCTGCTGCGTCATCATCAGTGTTTGAGATCACTAATTGGATCGGCATCCGCGGGTTTGGCAGGATTATATATTGCCACACCAACCCTTGAATCAGCACAGCCGTAGTAGAGGAACCATTTTCCTTTAAACCATGCCATACCTTCTATAAACACAGTACCATCCTGGTACTGCCCGCTTTTTTCAAACGGCTCCATAGGCCTGAAAAAAGGAACGTCCAGGCGGGCCAGCAATTTGGTAGGATCTTTTTTATCAAACAGCATTTGGCCTGCGCAATACGCACCTCCGTTAAATCGTTTGTCTCCTCTGTCGCCGGAATTGTTCCTGCCATTATAGAGCAGCACAATTCCATCTTTAGTCATTACAGCAGGTGGGCCGCATTC includes the following:
- a CDS encoding acyltransferase family protein, translated to MDTNKTSATILQTKQHFEILDGLRGIASLAVVIFHFMEWVYTDPGKNFIGHGFLAVDFFFCLSGFVIAYAYDDRLAKMGILEFFKSRVIRLHPLVIAGSVLGLLAFLFDPFGGDPGLFSTGKIILLFLCSALLIPFPVMGDRGFNLFGLNAPSWSLFWEYAANIVYAFVLCKIKRGYLILLTIISAAAICFVCYRSGNLLGGWSGPTFWDGCARISYSFLAGLLIYRSNWIIRNKLGFVGLAILLSLAFVMPFSSWNWLSESLVVLFYFPLLIALGAGAALKPGLKKICVFSGKISYPLYMTHYAALWMFGNYYTNHKPGSTELAFVIIGGIVLLVGMAYLVMVVYDIPVRKYLSDRRKERLARQNAGNK